Part of the Candidatus Thorarchaeota archaeon genome is shown below.
AGGTGAAGCCGCTGCAGATAGATATCCAACCGATTGGAGTACTGGTCATCATCATATTTGTTGTCACCTATGTTGCCATTTCCAGCGAGAAAGTCAATCGGACAGCAATGTCAATGACCGGGATGGCTTTCGCAGGATTCGCACTGTGGATTGCACACACCATCGATCCGTCTCAGGGAACTGATTTCACGAATCTAGTTTCCCATATTGAGTGGCATACCATCCTATTTGTTATGGCCATGATGGTCATCGTTTCTGTTGCTGGGGCTTCGGGCATGTTTCAGTATCTTGCGTTGACTCTGGCAAAACCCTCGGGAGGCGATACAAAGCACCTTTTCATCGTGCTCTTGACTTTCGTGTGGGCGGTTTCACTATTCTTTGATACTACTTCAACCATTCTTATCATGGCCCCCTTAACCATCGAAATCTGCAGGGCGCTGGAAATCGATTTCAAACCGTTTCTAATATCGGAGGCAATAGTGGCCAATTTCGGCTCAATTCCTTCTGTTGTGGGCGCAGTTCCCAACTTGGTAATCGCATCCAAAACAGGAGTAGATGCTGGACTGATGTTCCTTGTACTGATGCCCCTTTCCGCCATTCTCTTCATCATTACACTTGTATACCTCTTGGCTCTTTTCGAACCAAAATTTGTACGTTGTCCACAAGATTTGGTCGACGATATTTTTGACATCAATCCACAGAATATGATCAAGTCAAGACGTGACTTCTATGCTTCAATTATCGCGATTATCGTTCTCATTCTTGGTTTCACGGCAGGTTCGAGTGTGGGCATTGAACCAGCTATGGTGGCAGTTACCGTTGCATTTGCCATGCTGTTGATGAACCATGAGCGAGTCAATGTCTTCCTTGCACGAATCGGATGGGGCACCATCTTCTTTCTGATAGGAATCTTCGGCCTTGTCACGGCGCTGGAGATTACCGGCGTTATAGATGCATTTGGAGACGGTGTAAGTGCACTGGTTGGAGACAGCATGGAAGGAGCAGCTGTTCTCCTGACCTGGCTCCCGGCCGGCCTTTCTGCTATCGTAGACAATATTCCTGTATCTGTTGTTCTTGCTCCAGTTGCTTTAGAATTCGCTTCAATCTCACCGGTGTTTACGTTTGCTCTGATTACAGCTGTTAATATTGGTGGCTATTTGCTTCCCATGGGTGCGCCGGCTAACCTTATGGCGATTGGACTTGCAGAAGAGGCACGAAATCCCATAAGCTTCGTTGAATTTGCGAAAGTTGCCAGTCTATTGGCAATACTCCATCTGCTAGTAGCTAGTGGTTGGTTCCTGTTGGTTTTGGCTTTCTTGTAGCTGCTGTTGGGCTTGGATTTGGTATTTTTTCACTTGGATGCTACTTAGGAAAGGTGGTATCATTCACAAAGTTTATCTATATATCGTTAACGATATCACTTACGATATCAATAACAATATCGTTAAAGACAAAAGGCGGAATAGCATGCATCACGATATGCGGGAACGGCTCAGGCAAACCATAGATCTCTTCAAGCAGAAGGGAGCAACAAGCAGAGAAAATGCCTTGTCTCTGGATGAGCTGGGATTACCAAGCGTCTTTGAGTATTTCATAGATTCTCCGATGGGGGAACGCCTTCCATTTCAAGAGGTTGATGGAAAATACTATCTCGATGAAGAGGGTGTGGATGAGTACAAGGAGGCTCCATTTCCGATTCCTCCAATGACCCGTTGGGCAAAGCAAACTGCGCGAGTCCCTAAAGGCTACTTGAGATATCGGGTTCTCTTACTATTGAAAGAAAAACCAATGGCTGGCTCTGAGATTATGTCCCGCATCGAGGAAGAGACAGGCGGCAGATACAGTCCCAGTCCAGGCTCGATATATCCTCTCTTGAAGAAACTGAAAGAGAGTGGGCTTGCTGAAGAACTACCAACTATTGATGGTATGAAGCGATACGAGCTAACAGATATGGGACACGCTTTTCTAGAGGAGCAAAGCGGCCAGTTTGAAAAGATGAAACAGCGGCTCAGTTCGGGCCCGATGTCAGTCCCACCATTTCTAGATCTTCCTGATGAGATTGACTATCTCAGGGATTCAGCTCGAAGGCTGCTCCATGCTTTGCTGGCAGTCACGATGGAACTGACTGATCATCCTGAATCCGAGGTTGCCGAGAAGCTAGAGTCTCTCATGACTGAAGCCGCAGAAGAAGCTGAACGACTTCTTGCCGAACTCAAATCGTGAAGTATGTTGTTCCGCCCCACACAGGGGTCGATACAACTGAACACAGTACTACAAATAGAGGATGCAACGAAACACTATAGAATGGGTGAAGTGACAGTCAAAGCCTTACGTGGAGTCAGTTTTGATGTCCACCAGGGCGAACTGATTTCAATTCTGGGACCAAGTGGAAGCGGCAAATCCACCTTGCTTAACTTAGCGGGTGCCTTGGACCGACCAACTAGCGGGAAAGTGGTCTTGAGTGGTGTGAATTTGAACGAGCTGGATGATAACGAGCTTGCTGGCATGAGGAAATCGGTTGGTTTTGTTTTTCAGTTCTATAATCTCATACCCCGGCTAAATGCCAAGGGGAATGTCGAGCTTCCGCTTACCATTGCAGGAATGTCAAAGGAGGAGCGAAAAGCCCGAGTAACTGATGCCTTGACCAAGGTTGGTCTTGGAAAGCGAATGGATCACAAACCTGCTGAGCTTAGCGGCGGTGAACGTCAGCGTGTTGCTATTGCACGGGCACTTGTGAATAATCCAACATTCTTGCTCATGGACGAGCCAACTGGCAATCTTGATTCAGAGACGGCTCAAGACATCATGGAGCTTGTTATAGGGCTGAATGAAGAGCAGCACATTACTTGTATCATCGTCACTCATGATCCAGAAGTTTCCAAGGAAACGCCACGGATTCTCAGAATGCGTGACGGGCATATCGTGTCTGACGGGGGGAACTAGAGTGAAAGCACGTGATACACTATCATACTCATTTGGTGCCATTCGTCTACGAAAGGTTCGGTCTGGCCTGACCACTTTGGGAATCGTTATTGGCGTTGGGGCGATAGTTGCACTCCTATCCTTCACTCAGGGTTTCCAGGTGGCAATAACTGGCCAGTTCCAAGAAGGTCTTTCTACTGATGTTGTGACTGTACAGACAGGCTCAACTGGTTTTGGTTTCAACAGTAACGGAGATAGTGACTTCACACTGTACGCGAACGATACTGAGCTTGTTAACGAGATAGATGGAGTTGTTACTTCTAGCGCCACGATTTCTAAGACCGTTACTGCTGAATTAGACGATTCGGATAGAACACTCAGCCTAACCGGGGCAGACTTTGATACATACCGCGAATTGTATTCAACATTTGTCGCCGAACATGGGATTATACCTGACAATCCTGATGATGATGAGATGGTTATTGGACACAGTCTTTATGATCCGTGGAATAACGGAACACACCTAGTAGAACCTGGCGATACCGTGAATGTATACTACACGGTGAGAAACGGAACCAAGCTGGTACCTGTCAACAAGTCAGTGACAATCGTTGGGATTCTGGAGGAAATCGGTGCCTTTGGATTCGGCCCCTCTGACACGGGGGCGTACATATCCCTAGAATCAGCAATGGAGTACTTCGATTCAGAAGAGATTTCTCAAATCTCAGTCAAGCTTGAGAGTGATGATAGTGACTTTATCGACTCAGTTTCGGAAGACATTGAGGAGCTATTCCTCAACGAGGTGTCAGTTGTTTCTGCCACAGCAATGCTGAATACCATTTCTAATGCTCTTGACACTGTCGAGCTTCTCCTTGGGGGAATTGCTGGGATATCGCTTCTTGTTGCAGGGATTGGAATCATGAATATCATGATTGTCTCCCTCATGGAGCGCACTCGAGAAATTGGAATTCTGAAGGCATTAGGCTCAACCGGCAGGAATGTGCTGCTCATCTTTCTTGGAGAAGCACTTCTTATTGGTTTGATTGGTGGTGCCCTCGGGATTGGGGTTGGGGCACTCCTAGCCAATTTCTTTGGTCGATTCATGAGTGGTTTAGGAGGTCCTGGAGCTCAACGTGCCCCAATGGCCATCACACCCGTCCTAACACCCACATTGGCCCTTGAGGCCTTGCTCTTCGGAGTACTTGTGAGTGTCGTGTTTGCACTCTACCCGGCATGGCGAGCCTCCAAGCTGGAACCAGTAGAAGCGCTTAGAAGTGAGTAGTATAATCCCTGCTGGATCGGGGATTGGGGGAGGAACTGAAGATCACCTCCCTCAATGATTTTTTTGCTTTCGTATTGCTAGGACCCATGAGAGCAGCTCTTCTCAAACCTCCTGATGACATGAAGAAGCTGTCTGATGTGGTTTTTTTTGAGTTCGTCAACAAAAGAAGATGAAGCGTGAAGTTGAGGGATTTTCCTGACAAAGAAATCGTATGGATTTGCATATTCTTCACTCTTGGTTCAGAGTTCCTGGTAGAATAAGGACACAGACGAATCAGCTTGCACGACCAGTTGGGATTACTG
Proteins encoded:
- a CDS encoding PadR family transcriptional regulator is translated as MHHDMRERLRQTIDLFKQKGATSRENALSLDELGLPSVFEYFIDSPMGERLPFQEVDGKYYLDEEGVDEYKEAPFPIPPMTRWAKQTARVPKGYLRYRVLLLLKEKPMAGSEIMSRIEEETGGRYSPSPGSIYPLLKKLKESGLAEELPTIDGMKRYELTDMGHAFLEEQSGQFEKMKQRLSSGPMSVPPFLDLPDEIDYLRDSARRLLHALLAVTMELTDHPESEVAEKLESLMTEAAEEAERLLAELKS
- a CDS encoding ABC transporter ATP-binding protein, whose product is MLFRPTQGSIQLNTVLQIEDATKHYRMGEVTVKALRGVSFDVHQGELISILGPSGSGKSTLLNLAGALDRPTSGKVVLSGVNLNELDDNELAGMRKSVGFVFQFYNLIPRLNAKGNVELPLTIAGMSKEERKARVTDALTKVGLGKRMDHKPAELSGGERQRVAIARALVNNPTFLLMDEPTGNLDSETAQDIMELVIGLNEEQHITCIIVTHDPEVSKETPRILRMRDGHIVSDGGN
- a CDS encoding ABC transporter permease translates to MKARDTLSYSFGAIRLRKVRSGLTTLGIVIGVGAIVALLSFTQGFQVAITGQFQEGLSTDVVTVQTGSTGFGFNSNGDSDFTLYANDTELVNEIDGVVTSSATISKTVTAELDDSDRTLSLTGADFDTYRELYSTFVAEHGIIPDNPDDDEMVIGHSLYDPWNNGTHLVEPGDTVNVYYTVRNGTKLVPVNKSVTIVGILEEIGAFGFGPSDTGAYISLESAMEYFDSEEISQISVKLESDDSDFIDSVSEDIEELFLNEVSVVSATAMLNTISNALDTVELLLGGIAGISLLVAGIGIMNIMIVSLMERTREIGILKALGSTGRNVLLIFLGEALLIGLIGGALGIGVGALLANFFGRFMSGLGGPGAQRAPMAITPVLTPTLALEALLFGVLVSVVFALYPAWRASKLEPVEALRSE